In Mytilus edulis chromosome 3, xbMytEdul2.2, whole genome shotgun sequence, the genomic window tttgcttaacgtccattgGCAAACATTTCATACATAGTCAAGACATTTACAACACAAAaattgttcctttgctttttgtgtgtttttttgcaTTGCATGTAtactttgtttttttgtaaatattgcataAAATGTGATCAAAACCCTATAGTACGGACTTGATATTTAAATCTTCCAAAGTTCATCACTTCCTTTTATAGTTCTAACAAAATAGACTGTGAAGCAATCATTCTTTCAATCTTATCAAGTCAATGTCGAGTAAATTGTTGATTATATGAGGAATCACCGAGTCACCACTTGAGGTGGCACCCCTCTACGGCAGTCAGTGGGACCCCccatatgaaaatttcaggatcGCCACTAAAAAACTAATTATGATATAGTAGTGTTCTTTTTAAATACATACGGGTATATAatgcaaatatgatcagcaagtAAGTCAACATGTATGCATAATTACAGCTCTTTTCTTAATGCTAGCGAAAAAAGGTCTGTTTGTCTTGCTTGccatgtttgtatcaatgtttgcttaTTTAGCaatgtaattaagattgacatcttaaaacaacataaaaaggcagctttaaatttgttaacattatatttaaatttgattggacattatcaaataatcaaatttacCTATCCACAGGTTTAGCTCCACTActtatattgtttgcagatgtcaAACTTAATTGCAATGCTTGAgcaaatatttatacaaacaaagcaagtaaGTTTACCAAACCTTTGGTTTGCTAGCATTATGAAAAAAGCTGTAATAAACTCTTTTTCAACGTCAttgaatttttgaagaaaaaaaatcagaatgaattaataaaataggacaggtgaaaaataaaaagacaggactgaaaaaagtgaaaaataaaaaggcaggacaacatttttcatcttaGCCCCTACCcccataaaaataaaatggtagctccctaatttatttagttttttatcaagaaaaaacaATAATAGATAGTGATAAAATGTAAAGATTATAAAGCACAATTATACCTACAAATAACtcaaattgctgaattttttatGAGTTATTTCCCCTGATTGGtgatttttatctgtttttagCTATTTTGACTTTCTCTATTGGCCTCTTTTGtcaattttcattaaataaaaaaaattcttatcatGAAAATTTTAATAGATAGACAGATACTTTAATAAGCATAAAATATTGACCATAACGTTGTAGAATAAAATCCGGAAATTTTACGGTTCACGTACGAGTATGAAGAGAAGTTTATATTTTGACTGGTTTACCGTATTCATTCATAACGAATTTGGTTTAGGAAATTATTACAGGAACAGATTCAACTGCAAAAGAAACTGACAGCAAACTTGGACTTTACCCCTTTTATCTAAATGCATGGAATAAGGAATATAACGAGAAAAATACTGAATTGTACGTAGAAAAATACATTCGGATAAAGTAGGGAGAAAAAGATTAGACTTTAACAATGTAAATCATGGGCAAAAGATATTTACAGGTTCTGGCAACTTCTGCAAAATTATCTTGACTTCAGAAGTTCAGTGATCATTTTTCTGTTTAAGGTTCTTTATAACAAATGGACACAAAATGGCTATATTTACAACTCAATAAATACtatgagtacagactaacctgtgccgtttgaaaagttttaaggccTGCAGGCATTCAcctagtcaaaataattatgacgtcttgaaaggcaaatttttgctttgacaccTTCCTGTCGATGTaaggtgtcaaagaaaaaaaagtaatagactttcaagacgtcataattatttgaactagcATTCACCATGTTCACTAGATACAAATGAAATgcatttacaaaatgtacttaaGTGTTTCAACTTTCAGAAAGATGAAATCTTTTTGGATTTTGATTGGCCTTTTTTTGTCAttcctgcagaaggtgtaaaaagaATCCGGGTCACTTTTCCTTTggttaaaaataaacaaagtttggTAAATGTAACTCTTTGAGATGCTCCATCCCAAGTAGCTGCAGAATTGTAGCTCTTAGTTATTTTTTGACTTGGActtaactttcaaaatattaatatttccTTTTATAATATTAGTACCAAATATCCAATAAATCAAATTACACAGAGAAGAATTAGTgtctttcaaaacatttttttttcaaggaaCAGAAATTCATAGATCTCCAAAACAATCGATCATTagagagatttaaaaaaaaaatggaaggtTCATGTATCAAACTggtatgtttaacatgtttaaagttgaCACTAATAAACTTATATGTTATTGTAAGTTTTGAACCCCAGATCAGAGAAAGCTCTACTTTTACTAGTGTTTATAACTCCATCAACATACCAGAAAATGACAATATTTAAAGGTATTGGGTCGTTCCGGtcccaaaccgatccggccccaagtcaatctggcccaaagtcgatccggcccactctgatccggccccataataaaatatgaataaactatattcacTTTATGGGGGAACTTGTGACAAATTTGAACAGTATATATAAACgaaatcattagtctataattggtttgtttattcaacaattgtctgGTGATTGTGAACTATGGTAATGCCACTTGTAATCACTTAGTTCAATCAAATCctgattaattaaagttacgTAATCAACAAGGTCTTTATAATTCAATCTTTTGTTtggtgtatataataataattaattgtatttttatttcggGTAACATCAGAggcttctatcatgtctataacactttttttttgtaacatcaTATAgccaatatattttttaagtttgtatgtatcagcttggggatcCGCTTGTACCATTGtgtatgtaactatttgttattacTCAAGACGAAAGACTTGTTAGGAtcacagtcaattgaaagaaattgCTAATTATtgctgattaatgttgatgtctgaattcttttttatatatacgttttaatataattatacccaataatcttgaaaaaaatcttgtacaccttttatattataataacaagagtgcacacgctgaaatgtctcgccttctatactaatcattgatattatgttgatagtcttaagtataaatctaagctttattacaactgtcacataaactttacattaaccaagataactaaacaaagaccaatgaaccttgaaaaagaggtccaggtcagatgaaccatgccaggcagacaggtacagctaacaatgcttctatacaacatatatagttgacacattacttatagtttaaaaaaatagaccaaaacacaaaaactttacactgtgcaatgaaccgtgaaaatgaggtcacggttaaataaaacctgcttgactgacataaagatcataaaatatttccatacaccaaatatagttgacctatggcatatagcattagataaaaagaccaaaactcaaaaacttaactttgaccactgaaccatgaaaatgaggtcaaggtcacatgacatctgcccgctagacatgtacacttaacaatcattccatacaacaaatatagtagacctattgcatatggtatgagaaaaacagaccaaaacacaaaaatttaactataaccactgaaccatgaaaatgaggtcaaggtcagatgacacctgccagttggacatgtacaccttacagtccttccatacaccgaatatactagccctattgcttatagtatctgagatatggacttgaccaccaaaacttaaccttgttcactgatccatgaaatgaggtcgaggtcaagtgaaaactgtctgacgggcatgaggaccttgcaaggtacgcacacatcaaatatagttatcctattacttataataagagagaattcaacattacaaaaaatttgaacttttttttcaagtggtcactgaaccatgaaaatgaggtcaaggacattggacatgtgactgacggaaacttcgtaacatgaagcatctatatacaaagtatgaagcatccaggtcttccaacttctaaaatataaagcttttaagaagtgagctaacgccgccgccgccgccggatcactatccctatgtcgagctttctgcaacaaaagttgcaggctcgacaaaaatcataaacatttatcaattacaattaatatatatctttatttttatttctaatccttataaatatttttttggggggggccCAATTGACTTTACATATGGGCTGGATCTACGTGGGGCCGGATTGACCCGAAAGCtatttaaataaactttatcctgAACACAGTTACAAATGTTAATTGATACAATTTAAAAGACAAAGTGTatactataaaaatataaatttgtactTAATGTAAATTGCATATAGACTAGAATCAAATGGCACTAGCCACTTCAAAAGTTGTGATTTCCAGAATACATGATAAACATAATCAATtggtattttgaataattaattGCTTGCATTTTAAGTTTGACATTTCATTTAATATGTGCACATGGATCTAACATATACCAGTATGTAGTACACacgttttgaattttgttttgacaGATTCTCTTGATAGAAATGCATCACTGACCTGTCTTGCTGTAAGAAAGATGTCTGGTGAAACTAGTTATGATTTTGAAACATTAAAGGTTTCTTCTCCAAGAGAGGATGTTGCTCATGTCGAACTTAACAGACCAGACAGGCTTAATGCTATGAATATTGCATTTTGGAGGTAATTATATAATTAAGTCTATGCATGCATATGATTCATTGTACTTTTTTTGATGAAACAAAAACTATCATCTTAATTTGAGCCCACTTAATGTTGGATGCATTTAATTTTTCAGATTCATCGCTCATCaacttattgtattttttttgtaaaccaaatatttttatttgtacacaTAACACATAAAGGCTGTGTATGGAATTTGTGTTCGATTATTTTCAGAAACTATATATCAAGATGCATGTGAGCCTGCTTTACTGTTTGATACATTTTTACATCAAATTCCTTTTATCAGAATCATTAAAAATGCATTGGTGAACTATATACCACTAAGTTTGTTAATCACATTTCAAAAAAATTAGATTTAAATACCTCCAGTATAAACATTATAGAAATGTTTGTGACTTTTTCAGTTATTATGTTTATAATAATGTCTTCTCTAGTCCtcgtttattaaaaaaaaaatgtggtaagattgccaatgagacaactctacacaagagaccaaatgacacagaaattatagaaactataggtcactgtacagccttcaacaatgaacaaagctcatactgcatagtaagctataaaaggtactgaaatgacaaatgtaaaacaattcaaatgataaaaagtaacagcctaatttatgtacaaaaaatgaatgaaaaacaaatatgtaacacatcaacaatggacaaccactgaattacaggctcatacaTACAGACAGAATGTGTGTattagtgtgtgtgtgtgtgtggggggggggggggggtaacatGTTAGcagaatcccaaccctccccgaACCTGGGACAGTACAACATAAGCATATAAgaagaaattataaaaatcagttgaaaaaggcttaactcattagatggctACAATTAGAACTACATTTTACAAAAACACAACCATTCCAAACAATGAAAGAATGTTCTGTGGTttaatttttatgtaaataaatcatAACATTATATCTGGCTACCATGATAAATTGTATTTAGCAATTTTTTATGCCAGTTACTTTTCATACAGTTTTGGTTAACGAATAACTTTAACAGTTCATGAATATAGAAGTTATACTTGCCATcacatcttttatatatattactaTTTTAGTCATTATGTTCAGTTTAGAAGAGTTATTGCCCCTTGTAACAGAAAACAATGTTGAAATTCAAACCTTAATTCCTGAAATACACTTGCTGAAGATAAATCTTCTTGATCTTTGTAGAGAATGCAGAGAATGCTTCCAAAAATTAGCAATAGATAAGAACTACAGAGTGATAATAGTGTCTGGAGCAGGGAGATTATTTACAGCaggtgagaaaaatgtaaaaaagcagatgcagatccaggatttttgaAAAGGGTGGAGATCCCCTAACTAGGCAATGTTTTGGGAAAGACATGTAAAAAGTCTATATGTTGCACCATATATGTAGTTTCAAAAAGGGGGCCAGGTTCCACTGCCCTCTTCCTTAATCTACCTCTGATATGTTGAAACActgtttgttttatcttttaagtTGATAAGCCATTCTCTGCGTTAGTTGATATGGTAAAATTTTAAGTAAGAATTCAATTTAATTTGTTGATAGagttaataaatacatgtaataaaattcaAAGACATTTGTATATGTAGGTTAAAGATCTGTATAAAGATACTGATAGAAGATAGAACTATATGAACAATGATGAATGAGTTGAATTAATCTCATTCTGcgaattcatatatttttgtggATACAACTTTTCCTGGATTGATGAAAATATGCAGTTTCGTGGATGTTTTGATTTGCCAAAGTTtacatacaacatagaaaacttgcagttcataaaacatttaaattcatgattCACCTGTACCCactaaatcaacaaaaattggtatccaacgaaaataataatgaatccacggtATATATTATGCAAATACTGTGGCACAACAAATGCCTTCATCATTGTAATActttaaaaattcatatatatatatatatatacaatgtatatacatgttatatataaaagCATGTTTCCTTTATTGTATAGGATTGGATTTGATGGATATGGGTGATGTTATGCCAACAGGAAATGATGTAGCAAGAAAATGCTTTAAAATGAGACCAAAAATTGAAGAATATCAAGAATCTTTTACATCTATAGAAAAGGTCTGTAAAATAAATACTAAATTCACTTAAGGAAAtttgctactcagtttcaaagtaacaagcttttcataacactagtatataccaatagggaattaataaaggaaccaaaatagtaaaacaaatatataggtcaatgtgcttgtttaccagatattagccattgaaattttggcgggaaaatattctctcttgattttCATAGCTtcatcattgacaagtttaagttctcaaaaactatcaaaaaattaacaatgattttatcagacttttacagatggcttataattatacatgtgacagttttgtaaatgaaaaaatgggggtcaatgggcaaaattttttaaggcattcaaatgaataaaactagaggattctgaaaatatgacaaaaagcctaaaacatgacaagcgaacatccttactATAGTTTGAGAAAAAAGAAAGGGTTTGTATGTAAACATGACTCTCACCTAAAATTGGTAACTCCTATATTACCTAAAACATTAATCCTGAAATCTGTAAAATGTATGTGTATAAGCTAAAGATGATTTGTTCGATCAAGTTCAGAATATTTTTCTATCTTTGGTTTCTTGGATTAGTTATTCTTGAAATATATACAATGTTGAAGGAGATATGTTGGAAaacagtcatattttttttttaaaccaactgcagaaagtaattttttttttatatgcaaatgCATGTTAGCACACACTAGTATCATTATGCCTAGGTCACATCATCCATTTCATGTGTCACTGACTTTTTAAGGTTGATCTTTTGATAAACATTTCACTATATTTGAATTAATTCCaacttttcatttttatgccccatttatgggcataatgttttctggtctgtcctgcttcaggttaaagtttttggtcaaggtagtttttttttaattataagtgcaatcaacttgaaacttaatacacatgttccctatgatatgatcttggTAATTTGGTTGCCAAATCAGAGTTTTACTGCattttcagggtccactgaacatagaaaatgatagtgcggatggggcatccatgtactagggcacattattgttttaaagatataaaataagTTTGATAGTTTAGTAGTTAAGATGAATATCATTATGTATTTTAGTGTCCAAAACCTGTCATTGCTGCAGTACATGGTGGTTGTATTGGTGGAGGTGTTGACCTAACATCTGCTTGTGACATCAGATACTGTACACAGGATGCATGGTTTCAAATTAAGGTTAGTAAATCCAATATGCTTAACACATTTATTCATATGGTTGTTGAAAAAAAGACATATATGAAAACTTGATGATTGGCTGTATACATGTTTTCTGTCCCAGAATTTTAATTGGTATATTACTTTATACCTAGAATTCTTAAACTTGGTAGTGTGGTGACTATGACtagaatatagaaaatatatgcTATGTATGCATTAgaaattttgtaaatgtaaacagTCCAGCgctattattatattaaatttttgttacaGTTTCCAAAATGTTTACATCAATTACCCCagtaatttcaaattttactgtTATAAAGATAGTTTCATATATAATATAAGGAAATCTCTTATATAAAGAAATTCATAAATTGGTATACTAGTATTCTAAGAGATTCCCAATGTTTAAAATTGACAGAAACTGATTATCTATTTattttgtatgttatatttttttttaaatacaggagATTGATGTAGGATTGACAGCTGATGTTGGAACATTACAGAGGTTACCTAAGATAATTGGAAATGATAGCTTGGCAAGAGAATTATGTTATACTGCGAGAAAATTCCATAGTGATGAGGCAAAAGAAATAGGTTTTGTCAGGtaaaaatatctacaattatccACTGTGAATTTAGTTATTTTtatgtgggtaccaatttttgttttaaggaaaacttacatgtttgtGGGTATTGAAGTTTATGGTTTAGCAGAAGTCTACTTACAAGCCTATAgaaatttgttgaacatttaatttttgtggttcacctgtacccacaaaatcctcGAAAAATTGGTATTctccaaataataatgaatccacagtattactaaagtaaaatatttctttactgAATGAGGTTTATTTGATTATTAGCTCATTATATAATGAGAGAAATACAGTTTATTTGTCTTATTCCTAACAATTGTCCCCATAGTGAGATATGGATTATACTATTCCCAATGTCATCAACACCAAATgcaaagttttttgttttggttcattttacaagtacatgtattacaaatgtAGTACAAGtacttataataaataattaacatTCATGTTAGCattcatacatttctatttcaTGCAATTGATCAGTTGCTGCTCCCCTGATTTACAATGAAAAAAGGAATTCTTCCAAAACATATGTAAAATGGGATTAAAGTAACACAAATTGGAAAAACTGAATTATAAAACATATCAATAAAAGCTATGataataactatttaaaaaaatgtatgctttcCTTTACAGTCGTATTTTTCCTGACAAAGCTGCTATGATAAATGCTGCAATAGAACTAGCATCATTGATTGCTAGTAAAAGTCCAGTGGCAGTACAAGGAACCAAAGTTAGTATGGTCTATTCCAGAGACCATTCTGTTCCTGAAGGACTTGCTCATATAGTAAGTTACTCTCAAATTATTTCTAAGATTGGGCCTCAGGTTAACTATACCTGCTTGACTTGTGAACATGCTGAAATTGTGCTAAAAACAGGTTTGAATTTTTAGGTGTTACACAACTTTTCAAACATTAAGAATATTCAAATAGATTTTAGGTCAAAAGAAGgcatatttgatgtgtttccaaAAATTACATAATTTAGATTTGAAttacagtgagttgcttataggtgttactgtaaaactttacctatagctcaacctgtttttaaaattgacaacacaatagggaaatttaaattgaccagttggtattgttagaattaaatctaccttgatgctacctgtaaagatttttattcacctaacccaaagtttcagcatgcttttttccttcactttttcttacctaggattattctattaaaaaaatgatagggaagaaaatagttttggttttcattgttttaaatccctgatatatataatttatctattttttacctaaaattctaaatcagtaaaagattaaattaaatatgtattactatgtttgaaaattaaactgcTTTTACACActaaatgcttctttaaaattctaacccttatatatagtattgtccagctgccagtgaaacaagaaatagctgttcaggtgtttacagtttaaattttcagatggatatgttgttcatttcttcacatgtcccttcaagattctcattttggattattatttgcaatgtttgaaatcttttggtgtcattgtgcatacaatattggatttattttattttaattcacttcttagattttttatagcaattttgcttcttaaaatgtgatgtgtttttttcaagattttattgtcatgaaggacatcaaggaggaaataattcattcaaactgttttgtggggcttacatatgatgttgtacatgtaaaattcgaaaataagtttggagtataccttgctgtgttttttctttgaaatctattataatattagtgggacttttgtgcataaaatgctgtgtttgctcaaggaaattcaaattttcatacgatgggatttagttatgttaaagattaaaaaatttcaaaactggaattcaagtaggagatatagtgtgagttcatccaacatgtttctgtggctttaaatgtgattttaaaaacattcattattaatttgggatctattacaaacttaagatgatttaccatttaaatgggatcttggaaatgaataaaatgttgaattaatgcagtggatatagtctaatctagtgataaagtgaaaaatgaaagtaaaatattctaaaatattcctaacgtggggaaatgttttaagtgaatgtgaaattggaaatagtcattataaaattctggatcaaatattgtttgatttggaaatttataataggaaatgaaataaaatgtttactgtggatatagaaaaatcaagtgatatatagtaaaaatataaataaaatattacaaaatatttgtaaagtgaggataactatttggaatatagtaatggaaatgataaaaaaaattacaagattCTGAACtatgtatagattctgcacctgttaaattaggatgtatatcatgggaagttaatcagaatttatactatggatttagaaaaaaatcta contains:
- the LOC139516738 gene encoding delta(3,5)-Delta(2,4)-dienoyl-CoA isomerase, mitochondrial-like, with the protein product MHGIRNITRKILNYSLDRNASLTCLAVRKMSGETSYDFETLKVSSPREDVAHVELNRPDRLNAMNIAFWRECRECFQKLAIDKNYRVIIVSGAGRLFTAGLDLMDMGDVMPTGNDVARKCFKMRPKIEEYQESFTSIEKCPKPVIAAVHGGCIGGGVDLTSACDIRYCTQDAWFQIKEIDVGLTADVGTLQRLPKIIGNDSLARELCYTARKFHSDEAKEIGFVSRIFPDKAAMINAAIELASLIASKSPVAVQGTKVSMVYSRDHSVPEGLAHIALWNQAMLQSEDVMKSAEAMMQKKEPKFSKL